A region of Candidatus Binatia bacterium DNA encodes the following proteins:
- a CDS encoding HypC/HybG/HupF family hydrogenase formation chaperone, with translation MCLGVPGKVISIDGMVATVDFWGVWKPVRLDVVDVDVRPGDYVLNHVGFAIRRIPPEEIGETLALFEAILEQAPAGDLLAAEVRHDMGRPEDDEADR, from the coding sequence ATGTGTCTCGGCGTTCCGGGCAAAGTGATCTCCATCGACGGGATGGTGGCGACCGTCGACTTCTGGGGCGTGTGGAAACCCGTGCGTCTTGACGTCGTCGATGTCGACGTGAGGCCCGGCGATTACGTCCTGAACCACGTCGGGTTTGCCATTCGGCGCATTCCGCCGGAAGAGATTGGCGAGACGCTGGCGCTGTTCGAGGCGATTCTCGAGCAGGCGCCGGCGGGCGATCTGCTGGCGGCGGAGGTGAGGCACGACATGGGTCGGCCGGAGGACGACGAGGCGGATCGATGA
- a CDS encoding sulfatase yields MARTTPVRFAIAFSIVVAVAALSFAGPAGGQCTERDQASDVRASISRAVRCNDRIFRSGPGVTCRQSAPPACAGTLVTDAVALAYGANNPPSAEVDTRTLRTQLACQRQIGRAVSYYVSTMLRDRINGRTIAEADARAVRQLDRLPDRCAVTVALDPTSVVVPAVGPQCAAAVGAPASPVNATDLRNCLHTLLRLWAERFGPDPQPLRPNILFILSDDQRWDTTDDTHSPVPGEDIMPGLRREIGGSGVELVNAFMSTPLCCPSRASILRGQYAHNTGVYTNTGTHGGADDFVPLESETVSTLLQAAGYRTGYLGKYLNGYSALWPDQQTPYIPVGWTLWSAFRNVAYFNYALVENGVPVSYGNAEADYSTDVLREKAKQFISDAVTANQPFFLYLAFKAPHGPWQPAPRHVGKYAGVAPWRPANYNEPDVSDKPTWLQNTAPLDAQEQADLDAIRIAQLEMIQAVDEAIGGSTTYGITGIMQHLRDLGIADNTIVIYFSDNGWHWGEHRTQAKNKPYEESIRSPMFVRYPQLAPLPRVETKMALNIDLCPTFVDLVRRNTDPAPTITFDGTSLIRLLDGTAPAWRTDFVTEGWPTNHVWATVREERWKYSELPITPGDPNTAFELELYDLLTDPLELNNVAGDPANASRVATMAARLREIRESWPIDSDSTIEDPDE; encoded by the coding sequence ATGGCACGCACGACCCCGGTCCGATTCGCCATTGCGTTTTCGATCGTCGTTGCGGTTGCTGCTCTGAGCTTTGCCGGGCCGGCTGGCGGCCAGTGTACGGAGCGCGATCAGGCCAGTGACGTCCGCGCCAGTATCAGCCGGGCAGTCCGCTGCAACGACCGCATCTTTCGCAGCGGGCCCGGTGTAACCTGCAGGCAGAGTGCGCCACCGGCTTGCGCCGGGACCCTCGTGACCGACGCCGTTGCGCTCGCCTACGGCGCCAACAACCCGCCGAGCGCCGAGGTGGATACGCGCACGCTTCGCACGCAGCTTGCCTGCCAGAGACAGATCGGGCGCGCGGTGTCGTACTACGTCAGCACCATGCTGCGCGATCGCATCAACGGACGCACGATCGCGGAAGCGGATGCCCGTGCGGTGCGGCAGCTCGATCGCCTTCCCGACCGCTGCGCGGTGACCGTCGCGCTCGATCCAACCAGCGTTGTCGTGCCCGCAGTCGGTCCACAGTGCGCCGCCGCAGTGGGTGCACCGGCGTCGCCAGTCAACGCTACCGACCTGCGCAACTGCCTGCACACGCTACTGCGGCTGTGGGCGGAACGCTTCGGCCCTGACCCGCAGCCGTTGCGACCAAACATTCTCTTCATTCTCAGTGACGATCAGCGCTGGGACACGACCGACGACACTCACTCGCCGGTGCCGGGGGAGGACATCATGCCCGGTTTACGCCGCGAGATTGGCGGCTCGGGCGTCGAACTCGTCAACGCCTTCATGAGCACCCCGCTGTGCTGCCCGAGCCGCGCCAGCATCCTCCGCGGTCAGTACGCCCACAACACCGGGGTGTATACCAATACCGGCACCCACGGCGGCGCTGACGACTTCGTACCGCTCGAATCCGAAACCGTGAGCACCTTGCTGCAAGCGGCAGGATACCGCACCGGCTACCTCGGCAAGTACCTCAACGGCTACAGCGCGCTCTGGCCCGATCAGCAAACACCCTACATCCCGGTCGGGTGGACTTTGTGGAGCGCCTTCCGCAATGTCGCGTACTTCAACTATGCCCTGGTCGAGAACGGCGTCCCGGTGAGCTATGGCAACGCCGAGGCGGACTACTCGACCGACGTATTGCGAGAGAAGGCAAAGCAGTTCATTAGCGATGCGGTAACGGCGAACCAGCCCTTCTTCCTGTATTTGGCGTTCAAGGCACCGCACGGACCATGGCAACCCGCCCCCCGGCACGTCGGCAAGTACGCAGGCGTCGCCCCGTGGCGACCGGCGAATTACAACGAGCCGGACGTTTCCGACAAGCCAACCTGGCTGCAGAACACCGCGCCGCTCGATGCACAGGAACAAGCCGATCTCGACGCCATCCGCATTGCCCAGCTAGAAATGATCCAGGCGGTCGACGAGGCCATCGGTGGCAGCACAACCTACGGCATTACGGGGATCATGCAGCACCTGCGCGACCTGGGAATCGCCGACAACACGATCGTGATCTACTTCTCCGACAACGGGTGGCACTGGGGCGAACATCGCACCCAGGCGAAGAACAAGCCCTACGAAGAGTCGATCCGGTCGCCCATGTTCGTGCGCTATCCACAACTCGCCCCCCTGCCCCGGGTCGAGACGAAGATGGCGCTCAACATCGACCTGTGCCCGACCTTTGTCGATCTCGTGCGCCGCAACACCGATCCGGCGCCGACGATTACGTTCGACGGTACGAGCCTGATTCGCCTCCTCGACGGGACCGCACCGGCGTGGCGTACGGACTTCGTCACCGAGGGCTGGCCGACCAATCACGTATGGGCGACCGTACGGGAGGAGCGCTGGAAGTACAGCGAACTGCCGATCACCCCGGGCGACCCGAACACGGCGTTCGAGCTGGAGCTCTACGACCTGCTTACGGACCCCTTAGAATTAAACAACGTTGCCGGCGATCCGGCGAACGCGAGTCGTGTGGCCACCATGGCCGCGCGGCTGCGCGAAATCCGAGAAAGCTGGCCGATCGATTCCGACAGTACGATCGAGGATCCGGACGAGTAA
- a CDS encoding type II toxin-antitoxin system VapC family toxin — protein MKVLVDTHCWLWFLMTPDRLSAAAVDALADASNEVYVSAAVAWEIVIKQGLGKLSLPVPAAQYVSERLAAVGHRPLAISVEHAVALADLPVHHKDPFDRILIAQAQVEGLTLVTADEKIKAYAVSILWGAR, from the coding sequence GTGAAGGTCCTCGTCGATACCCACTGCTGGCTCTGGTTCCTGATGACGCCGGACCGATTGTCCGCCGCCGCAGTCGATGCGCTGGCGGATGCGTCGAACGAGGTCTACGTGTCCGCCGCGGTTGCCTGGGAGATCGTGATCAAACAGGGACTGGGCAAACTATCCTTGCCAGTGCCTGCCGCGCAGTATGTGAGTGAGCGTCTTGCCGCGGTTGGACATCGCCCACTCGCGATTTCAGTCGAGCACGCCGTGGCGCTTGCCGACCTACCCGTACATCACAAGGACCCATTCGACCGGATTCTGATCGCGCAGGCTCAGGTGGAAGGGCTCACGTTGGTGACGGCCGACGAGAAGATCAAGGCGTACGCCGTGTCGATTCTGTGGGGCGCGCGGTAG
- a CDS encoding DUF2283 domain-containing protein — MASRNVKIWYDAEGDYLEVMFEQREGYFRGTSSDQVMEKVDADGNVLGFSVLKVSALKQQPLEITL; from the coding sequence ATGGCCAGCCGAAACGTGAAGATCTGGTACGACGCCGAAGGTGACTACCTCGAAGTCATGTTCGAGCAAAGGGAAGGCTACTTCCGGGGGACATCGTCCGATCAGGTGATGGAAAAGGTCGACGCTGACGGCAACGTTCTCGGCTTCTCCGTGCTGAAGGTGAGTGCGCTGAAGCAACAACCATTGGAAATCACGCTCTAG
- a CDS encoding hydrogenase maturation nickel metallochaperone HypA yields MHEYSIVRSLLARVTAAAQAHGATAVRRVQLRVGELAGIDPGLLASAFEVCRNETVCAGAVLDVETVAIQWACRGCGRGIAAGDVLRCPECGVPARLVGGDEIELEGVELEVP; encoded by the coding sequence ATGCACGAGTACTCGATCGTCAGAAGCCTCCTGGCGCGTGTGACGGCAGCGGCGCAGGCGCATGGGGCGACGGCGGTGCGGCGCGTGCAGTTGCGCGTCGGCGAGCTTGCCGGGATCGACCCAGGGTTGCTCGCTTCGGCGTTCGAGGTCTGTAGGAACGAGACGGTGTGTGCCGGCGCGGTCCTGGATGTCGAGACGGTAGCGATACAGTGGGCATGCAGGGGGTGCGGGCGGGGCATTGCGGCCGGGGACGTGTTGCGGTGTCCGGAATGCGGCGTGCCGGCGCGGTTGGTGGGTGGGGACGAGATCGAACTTGAGGGCGTCGAGCTGGAGGTGCCGTGA
- the hypF gene encoding carbamoyltransferase HypF — protein MERSASREMWRGCRITIRGVVQGVGFRPWVYALAEAHGIGGRVRNDARGVTIEAFGPSALLDAFVQALGTPPAPARIDRLACEAIAAEPARGFAIAVSLDGGARIVSIPPDLATCAACAAEINDPQDRRYRYAFTNCTHCGPRFTIARDIPYDRCATTMARFVMCSACQTEYDDVGNRRFHAQPNACPECGPQLRVVRADGESIPGDAVEVTAAALIAGETVAVKGIGGFHLACDATSPSAVRRLRARKRRDEKPLAVMVRDLEAAAAIAALEPSEVAQLTGPEHPIVLAIRRGDSALAPECAPDNPLVGVMMPYTPLHHLLLAAVGRPLVMTSGNLSEEPITASNDEALARLAHVADRFLLHDRQIVTRCDDSVVRAIAGVPRVLRRARGYVPLGIAVAGGFAQPVLACGAQLKNTFCIGVGEAAYLGPHVGDLDSVATADAYRRAVKRMQRFLDVDPTIVAHDLHPDYLSTAYARERAGATLIEVQHHHAHVVSVMVEHAIEEPAIGVAFDGTGHGTDGTMWGGEFLVSTRRDFVRVATFRPLALAGGDVAIRQVWRQAVAFLDDAFDGEPPLSRLPLFAEMAPVHLRVVRQMIRKGLNAPLAHGVGRYFDAVGALVLGQAVTRYEAQVAMACEFVASGTGEPYPFAIDRTTTPWTVDLRPMGRALVDDLLGGQAAGVVSARFHATVVRATIEVVDAISELYGRMPVVLAGGCFQNRRLAEQLTAGLTAGGPVYLPTRVPAGDGGIALGQAVVADAVQRAGGRTARE, from the coding sequence GTGGAACGATCGGCTTCCAGAGAAATGTGGCGCGGCTGCCGGATCACGATCCGCGGCGTCGTTCAGGGCGTGGGATTCCGGCCCTGGGTGTACGCACTTGCGGAAGCGCACGGTATCGGCGGCCGCGTTCGCAACGACGCGCGCGGCGTGACCATTGAAGCGTTCGGTCCGTCGGCGTTGCTCGACGCCTTCGTGCAGGCGCTGGGTACGCCGCCAGCGCCGGCGCGCATCGATCGCCTGGCTTGCGAGGCGATCGCCGCGGAGCCGGCGCGCGGTTTTGCGATTGCGGTCAGCCTGGACGGCGGCGCCCGGATTGTCTCGATTCCACCCGACCTCGCCACCTGTGCGGCCTGCGCCGCGGAGATAAACGATCCGCAAGATCGGCGCTATCGGTATGCGTTCACGAACTGCACGCACTGCGGTCCGCGCTTTACGATTGCCAGGGACATTCCGTACGACCGCTGCGCAACGACCATGGCGCGGTTCGTTATGTGTTCCGCGTGTCAGACAGAGTACGACGACGTGGGCAATCGGCGCTTTCACGCGCAGCCGAACGCCTGCCCGGAGTGCGGCCCGCAGCTGCGGGTTGTCCGCGCCGACGGCGAGTCGATTCCGGGCGATGCGGTGGAGGTGACGGCGGCGGCGCTGATCGCCGGGGAAACGGTTGCGGTCAAGGGTATCGGCGGATTTCATCTGGCGTGCGACGCCACCTCGCCCTCGGCGGTGCGGCGGCTGCGTGCGCGCAAGCGCCGTGACGAGAAGCCGCTTGCCGTCATGGTGCGCGATCTCGAAGCCGCCGCGGCGATAGCGGCGTTGGAGCCGTCCGAGGTCGCGCAGCTGACCGGTCCGGAGCATCCGATTGTGCTCGCGATTCGGCGGGGCGACAGCGCTCTGGCGCCGGAGTGCGCGCCCGACAACCCGCTGGTCGGAGTGATGATGCCGTACACGCCGTTGCACCACTTGCTGCTGGCGGCGGTGGGACGGCCGCTGGTGATGACCTCGGGCAATCTGTCGGAAGAGCCGATCACGGCGAGCAACGACGAGGCTCTGGCGCGGCTGGCACACGTCGCCGATCGTTTTCTGCTGCACGATCGGCAGATCGTCACGCGGTGCGACGATTCGGTGGTAAGGGCGATCGCCGGCGTGCCCAGAGTGCTGCGGCGAGCTCGCGGGTACGTCCCGCTCGGCATTGCCGTGGCGGGCGGATTTGCTCAGCCGGTGCTGGCGTGCGGGGCGCAGTTGAAGAACACCTTCTGCATCGGCGTCGGCGAGGCGGCGTATCTCGGTCCTCACGTCGGCGATCTGGACAGTGTGGCGACCGCTGACGCGTACCGGCGGGCAGTGAAGCGGATGCAGCGTTTTCTCGACGTGGATCCGACAATCGTGGCCCACGATCTGCACCCGGACTACCTCTCCACCGCCTACGCGCGCGAGCGTGCCGGGGCAACGCTCATCGAGGTGCAGCACCACCACGCGCACGTGGTGAGCGTGATGGTCGAGCATGCGATCGAGGAGCCCGCGATCGGCGTGGCTTTCGACGGCACCGGGCACGGCACGGACGGCACCATGTGGGGCGGAGAATTTCTGGTGTCGACGCGACGCGACTTCGTTCGAGTGGCGACTTTCCGTCCTCTGGCGTTGGCCGGCGGCGACGTTGCGATCCGGCAAGTATGGCGGCAGGCGGTGGCGTTTCTCGACGACGCTTTCGACGGGGAGCCACCGTTGTCGCGGTTGCCGCTGTTTGCCGAGATGGCGCCGGTTCATTTGCGCGTCGTCCGGCAGATGATCCGCAAGGGACTCAACGCGCCGTTGGCGCACGGCGTGGGACGGTACTTCGACGCCGTGGGTGCCCTCGTGCTCGGGCAGGCGGTGACGCGCTACGAAGCTCAGGTGGCGATGGCGTGCGAGTTCGTCGCGAGCGGCACCGGCGAGCCGTATCCCTTTGCGATCGACAGGACGACGACGCCATGGACGGTCGATCTGCGGCCGATGGGACGTGCCCTGGTAGACGACCTGCTCGGCGGGCAGGCGGCGGGAGTCGTGTCGGCGCGATTTCACGCCACCGTCGTTCGGGCTACCATTGAGGTCGTGGACGCCATTTCGGAGTTGTACGGGCGCATGCCGGTGGTACTGGCCGGTGGGTGCTTCCAGAACCGGCGGCTGGCGGAGCAGTTGACTGCCGGTCTGACGGCCGGCGGCCCGGTTTACCTGCCGACGCGAGTTCCCGCCGGCGATGGCGGCATTGCGCTGGGGCAGGCGGTGGTTGCCGATGCGGTACAGCGTGCCGGCGGCAGAACGGCGCGGGAGTAA
- the hypD gene encoding hydrogenase formation protein HypD — MTSRRDEQVGQLKFRDPAQARRLTEALAERFAALNRSELWIMHVCGSHEQAIARFGLRAVLPAGLRVVMGPGCPVCVTDMPEVDEAVVLARQGVHIATFGDMLRVPGTVCSLADAQAEGARVHVVYGAVEAVDLARCTAGEVVFFATGFETTAVATAAVLRGALPANFSVLSAHKYVPPAMEIVARVPGTRVAGFLAAGHAATITGWGIFEPFAARHGLPVVVAGFEPLDILAGLVRLIELIGAGEATVANMYPRCVTREGNRAAQAQLWEVFRTTGGQWRGIADIPDGNLRLREAYADVDARRRFTIDLASLSDTPMPALAKDCICGRIMTGLATPVECALFGRECLPETPIGACMVSSEGTCRIWHHYGGGPA; from the coding sequence ATGACCTCGCGCCGCGACGAGCAGGTGGGGCAACTCAAGTTCCGCGATCCGGCGCAGGCGCGGCGGTTGACCGAGGCCCTGGCAGAGCGGTTCGCGGCCCTGAACCGTTCCGAGCTGTGGATCATGCACGTCTGCGGCAGTCACGAGCAGGCAATCGCGCGCTTCGGGTTGCGTGCGGTGCTGCCGGCTGGATTGCGGGTCGTCATGGGACCGGGCTGTCCGGTGTGCGTGACCGACATGCCCGAGGTGGACGAGGCGGTGGTGCTGGCGCGGCAGGGGGTGCACATCGCGACCTTCGGGGACATGCTGCGCGTGCCGGGCACCGTGTGCTCGCTGGCGGACGCGCAGGCTGAGGGTGCGCGGGTGCACGTCGTGTACGGTGCGGTCGAGGCGGTCGATCTGGCGCGATGCACGGCGGGGGAGGTGGTGTTTTTCGCGACGGGTTTCGAGACCACGGCGGTCGCGACGGCTGCGGTCCTGCGCGGCGCGCTGCCGGCGAACTTCTCGGTGCTCTCGGCGCACAAGTACGTCCCGCCGGCAATGGAGATCGTGGCCCGCGTGCCGGGGACGCGCGTGGCCGGGTTTCTCGCCGCGGGGCACGCGGCGACGATCACCGGCTGGGGGATCTTCGAACCGTTTGCCGCCCGGCACGGCTTGCCGGTGGTTGTGGCCGGCTTCGAACCACTCGATATTCTTGCCGGTCTGGTGCGCTTGATCGAGCTGATCGGCGCTGGCGAGGCGACGGTGGCCAACATGTACCCGCGCTGCGTGACGCGCGAGGGTAACCGCGCCGCGCAGGCGCAGTTGTGGGAGGTGTTTCGTACCACGGGCGGGCAGTGGCGCGGCATCGCCGACATTCCCGACGGCAATCTGCGCTTGCGCGAAGCGTACGCCGACGTCGATGCCCGGCGGCGGTTTACGATCGACCTCGCGTCGCTGTCCGATACGCCGATGCCGGCGCTGGCGAAGGATTGCATTTGTGGGCGCATCATGACCGGCCTGGCAACGCCGGTGGAGTGCGCATTGTTCGGACGCGAGTGCCTGCCGGAGACGCCGATTGGTGCGTGTATGGTGAGTAGCGAGGGCACCTGCCGCATCTGGCACCACTACGGCGGAGGGCCTGCCTGA
- a CDS encoding IS256 family transposase translates to MGESSKAGGEDKAAEVRFDRDTIERTIRERVRDIIEEVVEAELEATLGAQRSERIGERRQGYRHGYRERTLTTSTGPTTFAMPRARLDAAGGGSHEWQSQTVARYERRSRRVDEAIVGVYLGGVNTRRIRGALAPLLKGAPLSKDAVSRLVGRLKGDFERWQQRDLQADQISHLYMDGWYPKVRVDKKRVRVPVLVTLGTRANGERVVIDLRIAGEESSAAWGDVITALVKRRIGVPELAVIDGNPGLADALQAQWKNIRIQRCTNHKLRNLQAKVPARLREELAEDYRRMIYAASVEEVKKQREKFEKKWALKCPPVIGSLKEAGENLFTFTHFPPSQWKALRTTNAIERINEEFRRRTKTQASLPNDTAVVLLMYGLLCSGQIQLRRIGGWKDLPRTPRPVAIAEAA, encoded by the coding sequence ATGGGCGAGAGTAGCAAGGCAGGTGGGGAAGACAAAGCGGCGGAGGTGAGGTTCGACCGCGACACGATCGAGCGAACGATCCGTGAACGGGTGCGGGACATCATCGAGGAGGTCGTGGAAGCGGAGCTCGAGGCGACGTTGGGGGCGCAGCGATCGGAACGGATTGGGGAACGGCGCCAGGGCTATCGGCACGGATACCGAGAGCGGACGCTGACGACCAGTACGGGGCCGACCACGTTTGCCATGCCGCGCGCGCGGTTGGATGCCGCAGGCGGCGGCAGCCACGAGTGGCAGAGTCAGACGGTGGCGCGCTACGAGCGGCGCAGCCGGCGGGTCGATGAAGCCATCGTGGGGGTGTACCTGGGCGGAGTGAACACGCGGCGGATCCGTGGGGCGCTGGCGCCGCTGCTCAAGGGGGCACCGTTGTCCAAGGATGCGGTGTCGCGGCTGGTGGGGCGGCTGAAGGGCGACTTCGAGCGCTGGCAGCAACGCGATCTGCAGGCCGACCAGATCAGCCACCTGTACATGGACGGCTGGTATCCGAAGGTGCGGGTCGACAAGAAACGGGTCCGGGTGCCGGTGTTGGTGACGTTGGGCACCCGGGCGAACGGGGAGCGCGTGGTGATTGATCTGCGCATCGCCGGCGAGGAAAGCAGCGCCGCATGGGGCGATGTGATCACGGCGTTGGTGAAGCGGCGCATCGGGGTGCCGGAGCTGGCGGTGATCGACGGGAACCCTGGGCTCGCGGACGCCCTGCAGGCGCAATGGAAGAACATCCGGATCCAACGCTGCACCAACCACAAGTTGCGCAATCTCCAGGCCAAGGTGCCGGCGCGGCTGCGCGAGGAGCTCGCCGAGGACTACCGCCGCATGATCTACGCCGCGAGTGTCGAGGAGGTCAAAAAGCAGCGGGAGAAATTCGAGAAGAAGTGGGCGCTCAAATGTCCGCCCGTGATCGGCAGCCTGAAGGAAGCGGGAGAAAATCTGTTTACCTTTACGCACTTCCCGCCCTCGCAGTGGAAGGCGCTGCGCACCACCAATGCGATCGAGCGCATCAACGAGGAGTTCCGCCGGCGCACCAAGACGCAAGCCAGCTTGCCGAACGACACGGCAGTCGTGCTCCTGATGTACGGACTGCTGTGCAGCGGCCAGATCCAGCTGCGGCGCATCGGCGGCTGGAAGGACCTGCCGAGAACGCCGCGCCCGGTGGCGATCGCCGAGGCCGCGTGA
- a CDS encoding addiction module protein, with translation MKGAAKKVLQAARELPELERVDLVEELLADLDGSDEEVDAAWAVEIDRRTREIDEGKVKPVSWATVRRRIAR, from the coding sequence ATGAAGGGAGCAGCCAAGAAGGTGTTGCAGGCGGCACGGGAGCTACCGGAACTCGAGCGCGTCGATCTGGTTGAAGAGCTGCTTGCGGATCTGGACGGCTCCGATGAAGAGGTCGACGCGGCCTGGGCGGTCGAGATCGACCGCCGCACGCGCGAGATAGACGAAGGCAAGGTCAAGCCGGTTTCCTGGGCCACGGTCAGGCGAAGGATCGCCCGGTAG
- the hypB gene encoding hydrogenase nickel incorporation protein HypB, translated as MCETCGCGDPAVVRVDVHERLLAGNDRVAAHNREHFVGRGVLAVNMMGSPGSGKTALLEATARLLCDWRLAALSGDLATARDAERLQAAGIPARSITTGAACHLDAALVHEGLHGAGWGEVDCVFIENVGNLVCPAIYDLGQGANVVVLSVTEGEDKPLKYPVMFKGADLVVLSKVDLLPHLDVRVEVIVEALSRVMPATAAIEVSARTGQGLGRWVSWLRARREALRAASGSAPAGAGAAATTHACPALTARNAKR; from the coding sequence ATGTGCGAGACTTGCGGCTGCGGCGATCCGGCGGTCGTACGGGTTGACGTGCACGAGCGGTTGTTGGCTGGCAACGATCGGGTGGCGGCGCACAACCGCGAGCATTTCGTCGGGCGTGGGGTGCTGGCGGTGAACATGATGGGGTCGCCGGGGTCGGGGAAGACGGCGTTGTTGGAGGCGACGGCGCGGTTGTTGTGCGATTGGCGGTTGGCGGCTTTGAGCGGCGATCTGGCGACGGCGCGGGATGCGGAGCGCCTGCAGGCGGCGGGAATTCCGGCGCGATCGATCACGACGGGGGCGGCGTGCCATCTGGATGCGGCGCTGGTGCACGAGGGGCTGCACGGGGCGGGGTGGGGCGAGGTCGACTGCGTGTTCATCGAGAACGTCGGGAATCTGGTGTGTCCGGCGATCTACGATCTCGGGCAGGGGGCGAACGTGGTGGTGTTGTCGGTGACGGAGGGGGAGGACAAGCCGTTGAAGTATCCGGTGATGTTCAAGGGGGCGGATCTCGTGGTCTTGTCGAAGGTCGACCTGTTGCCGCACCTTGACGTGCGGGTGGAGGTGATCGTCGAGGCGTTAAGCCGGGTGATGCCGGCGACGGCGGCGATCGAGGTGTCGGCGCGAACGGGGCAGGGGTTGGGGCGCTGGGTGAGCTGGCTCAGGGCGCGCCGTGAGGCGCTGCGTGCGGCCAGCGGCTCGGCGCCGGCCGGCGCCGGCGCTGCCGCTACCACGCACGCGTGCCCCGCCTTGACCGCACGCAACGCGAAACGCTAA
- a CDS encoding type II toxin-antitoxin system RelE/ParE family toxin, giving the protein MVRRTKRFGAHDSFVAEIERALRLIVAFPNRWPRYGPRNRRVLVRRFPYSVVYLEKRGRLWGVAVAHAKRKPFYWVKRAIP; this is encoded by the coding sequence GTGGTACGGCGAACGAAGCGCTTCGGTGCACATGACTCGTTCGTCGCCGAGATCGAGCGAGCGCTCAGGTTAATCGTTGCGTTCCCGAACCGCTGGCCGCGCTACGGACCGCGAAACCGCCGCGTGCTCGTGCGGCGGTTTCCTTACTCGGTGGTGTATCTGGAGAAGCGCGGCCGCCTTTGGGGCGTTGCGGTCGCCCATGCCAAACGGAAGCCGTTCTACTGGGTCAAGAGAGCGATTCCCTGA
- the hypE gene encoding hydrogenase expression/formation protein HypE, translated as MPRFLDARIGLKYGAGGRAMRGLVEQVLLPGLAELPVDGFGLASLDDGAALRCGDRWLVMTTDSHVVQPVFFPGGDIGRLAVAGTVNDLAMMGATEVFGLTCGLVIEEGFATADLQAVQRSMAAACRECGAAIVAGDTKVMGKGELDGIIINTAGVAFTDRVVTDRGLSVGDRIVVTGAIGDHGMAVLAARHRLALEGDLRSDVAPLNGLVRAALAAGGAAVVAMKDPTRGGVASALAEMATKSGVGIVLEEAAVPVHDAARAAAELLGIDPLHVANEGKALLGVRAEAVEAVLAALRAHPLGREAAVVGVCTGERPGTIVLDTGVGRRLLPELEGEPMPRIC; from the coding sequence ATGCCCCGTTTCTTAGATGCCCGCATTGGACTCAAGTATGGCGCCGGCGGGCGTGCGATGAGGGGGCTCGTCGAGCAGGTGTTGTTGCCGGGTTTGGCGGAGCTGCCGGTGGACGGTTTTGGCCTGGCGAGTCTGGACGACGGCGCGGCGCTGCGCTGCGGCGATCGCTGGTTGGTGATGACGACGGACTCGCATGTCGTGCAGCCGGTGTTTTTTCCGGGGGGAGATATTGGTCGACTGGCGGTGGCTGGAACGGTGAACGATCTGGCGATGATGGGCGCTACGGAGGTGTTCGGGCTGACGTGCGGACTCGTTATCGAGGAGGGTTTTGCGACCGCGGACCTGCAGGCGGTCCAGCGCTCGATGGCGGCGGCGTGTCGGGAGTGCGGTGCGGCGATTGTCGCCGGCGACACCAAGGTGATGGGGAAGGGCGAACTCGACGGCATCATCATCAATACGGCCGGGGTTGCCTTTACGGATCGTGTGGTTACCGACCGCGGCCTGTCGGTTGGCGATCGGATCGTTGTTACCGGCGCCATCGGGGATCATGGGATGGCGGTGCTGGCGGCGCGGCACCGGTTGGCGCTCGAAGGGGATCTGCGCTCCGACGTGGCGCCGCTGAACGGGTTGGTGCGGGCGGCCCTGGCGGCGGGCGGTGCCGCGGTGGTGGCGATGAAGGATCCTACCCGCGGCGGGGTGGCGAGTGCGTTGGCGGAGATGGCAACGAAGAGCGGTGTGGGCATCGTGTTGGAGGAGGCGGCGGTGCCGGTGCACGACGCGGCGCGGGCAGCGGCGGAGTTGCTGGGTATCGATCCCTTGCACGTCGCAAACGAGGGCAAGGCGTTGCTCGGGGTGCGGGCCGAAGCCGTCGAGGCAGTGCTCGCGGCGCTGCGTGCGCACCCTCTCGGGCGCGAGGCAGCGGTGGTTGGCGTGTGTACCGGCGAGCGTCCGGGCACGATCGTTCTGGATACCGGAGTCGGCAGGCGGTTGTTGCCGGAGCTCGAGGGCGAGCCGATGCCGCGGATCTGTTGA